A single Triticum dicoccoides isolate Atlit2015 ecotype Zavitan chromosome 2A, WEW_v2.0, whole genome shotgun sequence DNA region contains:
- the LOC119356473 gene encoding uncharacterized protein LOC119356473, with protein MTAEKGKTRMAAEVSSIARMLRGEAGNGRGGAAKPSEMVTMDLLGGCGGDAGVEDDVVDLEVKVPAGWERRLDLLSGKTFLTPNRHQAIQDGHQDLNLPPTASTAAVAVTTNSSAFCTLDMVRCALERAAAARSATSPDTSSSSLASTSSSSSSLGKRSRSPPSSTASPAANQAMRACACPSCFTYVLIAEADPWCPRCASKVPPLPSKPAAHSSGKKPRFDLNADADETE; from the exons ATGACCGCCGAGAAAGGGAAGACGAGAATGGCGGCGGAGGTGAGCTCCATCGCCAGGATGCTCCGCGGGGAGGCGGGGAATGGTAGGGGCGGCGCCGCGAAGCCGTCGGAGATGGTGACCATGGATCTGCTCGGCGGGTGCGGCGGCGACGCCGGCGTGGAGGATGACGTCGTCGACCTAGAGGTCAAGGTGCCCGCCGGCTGGGAGAGACGGCTCGACCTGCTG TCCGGCAAGACGTTCTTGACTCCTAATCGCCACCAGGCCATCCAAGACGGCCACCAGGACCTCAACCTGCCTCCCACGGCATCCACCGCCGCCGTTGCCGTCACCACCAACTCCTCCGCGTTCTGCACCCTCGATATGGTCCGCTGCGCCCTagagcgcgccgccgccgcgcggTCCGCCACCTCGCCGGACACGTCGTCCTCCTCGTTGGCGTCCACCTCATCCTCGTCCTCCTCGCTGGGAAAGCGCAGCCGCTCGCCGCCTTCAAGCACGGCGTCGCCCGCCGCGAACCAGGCCATGCGCGCGTGCGCCTGCCCGTCCTGCTTCACGTACGTGCTCATCGCCGAGGCCGACCCCTGGTGCCCGCGGTGCGCATCGAAGGTGCCGCCGCTCCCCAGTAAGCCCGCCGCCCACAGCAGCGGGAAGAAGCCTAGGTTTGACCTGAATGCCGACGCCGATGAGACCGAGTGA